The following proteins come from a genomic window of Lolium rigidum isolate FL_2022 chromosome 5, APGP_CSIRO_Lrig_0.1, whole genome shotgun sequence:
- the LOC124657762 gene encoding uncharacterized protein LOC124657762 gives MTSLVEMVGSTVVQEAVSGAVSLALPSGAEKASQGHLMERLKMAHSELASALERSGKMPIFQASFLSRRTMFKLALQECHDMLYKHKLREVEGAPSLFKKIRSVLPFFSTRKDLLSSSDVARFEWFVEKAKEFVKDLETCCSLAHYRLYLNPLITHLLQGSTLWYHMVQGCETRGLLIEVSRSEEHGFVASLSFNYHHRKKPMKSVYFTLTLRLSESTDIVGIAAKCLQSLGPRFACLAELSTGEVAQISTQLQVGHRPERDALALLGRICRQDPLCCTAIDPCANKVVSSELTHRFPEPVITMRFDCHISASLNKLQRSANGAWPPLRFTATFTPHCSNLFLSARSLQEVEEAIQTEAIDCFIRQPEQTEYKMYWFSAHGGASFIVSKPPVTEIGGPKTRIALKRKR, from the coding sequence ATGACAAGCTTGGTGGAAATGGTGGGATCGACAGTTGTGCAGGAGGCTGTGAGTGGAGCCGTCTCCTTGGCGCTCCCCAGCGGCGCGGAGAAGGCCTCCCAGGGGCACCTCATGGAGAGGCTGAAGATGGCGCACTCCGAGCTGGCTTCGGCGCTCGAGAGATCTGGCAAGATGCCCATCTTCCAGGCATCGTTTCTGAGTCGCAGGACGATGTTTAAGCTTGCCCTCCAAGAGTGCCATGACATGCTCTACAAGCACAAGCTGCGTGAAGTCGAAGGGGCACCCTCTCTCTTTAAAAAGATTAGATCCGTCTTGCCTTTCTTCAGCACAAGAAAAGACTTGTTGAGCAGCTCCGACGTCGCAAGATTCGAGTGGTTCGTGGAGAAGGCCAAGGAGTTTGTGAAAGACTTGGAGACCTGCTGCTCACTCGCCCACTATAGGTTGTATCTCAACCCTCTCATCACACACCTCCTTCAAGGCAGTACCCTCTGGTACCACATGGTGCAAGGATGCGAAACCCGTGGCCTTCTCATAGAGGTGAGCCGTTCAGAAGAGCATGGTTTCGTGGCATCGCTGAGTTTTAATTACCACCATCGCAAGAAGCCAATGAAAAGTGTGTATTTCACACTGACGCTACGGCTATCAGAAAGCACGGACATAGTTGGGATCGCCGCTAAATGCTTGCAATCGCTTGGTCCGCGATTCGCATGTTTGGCTGAATTGTCGACGGGAGAAGTCGCTCAAATATCTACACAGCTCCAGGTTGGGCATCGGCCAGAGAGGGACGCTCTCGCCTTGCTCGGTAGAATTTGCCGCCAAGATCCATTATGTTGCACAGCAATTGATCCTTGTGCTAACAAGGTCGTCTCATCCGAGTTAACACATAGATTTCCAGAACCAGTTATCACCATGCGTTTTGACTGCCATATTTCAGCTTCTCTCAACAAGTTGCAGCGCTCAGCTAATGGGGCCTGGCCGCCTCTAAGGTTCACCGCTACCTTCACACCTCATTGCTCAAACTTGTTCCTAAGCGCCAGGAGTTTACAGGAAGTGGAGGAAGCAATACAAACAGAGGCCATTGATTGTTTCATCCGTCAACCTGAGCAGACGGAATACAAAATGTATTGGTTCTCAGCACATGGTGGTGCATCCTTCATTGTTTCAAAGCCGCCGGTCACTGAAATCGGCGGGCCAAAGACTCGGATAGCGTTAAAGAGAAAGCGGTAG